In one window of Photobacterium leiognathi DNA:
- a CDS encoding YjjI family glycine radical enzyme, which translates to MSSQSKIKQIITSPTLSPKQKTLFLSLEAEAIVDYMSVSDEILLAKNEGVICDIFEGNAPFKPRYVLPDYAKYLQQGSAYLELEPAKDLDDALNALTIIYHHVPSVTNHPVYIGQLDDLLLPFVNNEDEASIYKKLRNFWIMLDRTLPDAFMHANIGPNDNIICRTILKIDAELKQVAPNLTFMYDAEITPASLLEQACKNICECSKPHIANYPMFKYTFGEQGFGIVSCYNSLPLAGGANTLVRLNLKEAAKKALDADDFLTQVLPHYCQLTFGLIDARSAFLHEESNFFNSFLVQEGLIEEARFAPMFGIYGMAEAVNLLLEKSGSTEQYGHSDVANNLALAITELLSDIVTNTPVKYGYKQRALLHSQGGISCDQDVTPGIRIPYGNEPDPVTHVKALAAHHKYYLSGISDILTIDETVKQNPQAMVALCQGALSMGFREFTANVHSNDLVRVTGYMIKLSDVAKFKQQGSRTNTTWLGSEASEQTAILQRLPRVLSHEQMPKFEQLVGNK; encoded by the coding sequence ATGTCATCACAATCAAAAATAAAACAGATTATTACTTCACCTACATTAAGCCCTAAGCAAAAAACGTTGTTTCTCTCTTTAGAAGCTGAGGCAATTGTAGACTATATGTCTGTAAGTGACGAAATTTTACTTGCTAAAAATGAAGGTGTTATCTGCGACATCTTTGAAGGTAATGCGCCTTTCAAACCTCGTTACGTGCTACCGGACTATGCAAAATACCTCCAGCAAGGTTCTGCTTATTTAGAGCTGGAGCCTGCAAAAGATCTGGACGACGCGTTAAATGCACTGACGATTATTTATCATCATGTTCCGTCAGTGACTAACCATCCTGTATATATCGGTCAGCTTGATGATTTATTGTTACCATTTGTTAACAATGAAGATGAAGCGAGCATTTATAAGAAATTAAGAAACTTCTGGATCATGCTAGATCGCACTTTGCCAGATGCCTTTATGCACGCCAATATTGGCCCTAATGACAATATTATCTGCCGTACAATTTTAAAAATTGATGCTGAGCTTAAGCAAGTCGCACCGAATTTGACCTTCATGTATGACGCAGAGATCACGCCAGCATCATTGCTTGAGCAAGCTTGTAAAAACATTTGTGAATGCAGCAAGCCACACATTGCAAATTATCCGATGTTTAAATACACCTTTGGTGAGCAAGGTTTTGGCATTGTAAGTTGCTATAACTCACTTCCACTTGCTGGTGGTGCGAATACATTAGTACGCTTGAATTTAAAAGAAGCAGCGAAAAAAGCATTGGATGCAGATGATTTCTTAACGCAAGTGCTGCCTCACTACTGCCAGTTAACCTTTGGTCTTATTGACGCTCGTTCAGCGTTCTTACATGAAGAATCGAATTTCTTTAATAGCTTCTTAGTACAAGAAGGTTTAATTGAAGAAGCACGCTTTGCACCAATGTTCGGTATTTATGGCATGGCTGAAGCCGTTAATCTGCTTTTAGAAAAGTCAGGTTCAACAGAGCAATATGGTCACAGTGATGTGGCAAACAACTTAGCATTAGCTATTACTGAATTACTAAGTGACATTGTCACTAACACCCCAGTGAAATACGGTTATAAACAACGTGCATTACTGCATTCACAAGGTGGTATTAGCTGCGACCAAGACGTGACTCCTGGTATTCGTATTCCTTATGGCAATGAGCCCGATCCAGTCACTCACGTGAAAGCTCTAGCTGCACACCATAAATACTACCTATCAGGGATCAGTGACATTCTAACAATTGATGAAACAGTAAAACAAAACCCACAAGCCATGGTTGCATTATGCCAAGGTGCATTAAGTATGGGCTTTAGAGAGTTTACTGCCAACGTGCATTCTAATGATTTAGTACGTGTGACAGGCTATATGATCAAGCTTTCAGATGTCGCTAAGTTTAAACAACAAGGCTCGCGCACCAATACCACATGGTTAGGTTCGGAAGCGAGTGAGCAAACCGCTATTTTACAACGTTTGCCAAGGGTATTAAGCCACGAGCAAATGCCAAAATTTGAACAACTAGTAGGTAATAAGTAA
- a CDS encoding putative hemolysin codes for MKKWALLLSVVGMTAALAGCNKEEPKQPEQPKKEAIGMANPASVYCEEQGGKLEIKKEEKGDVGYCHLADGKVVEEWEFYRENNK; via the coding sequence ATGAAAAAGTGGGCACTTTTATTATCAGTTGTTGGCATGACAGCAGCGCTAGCAGGCTGTAATAAAGAAGAACCAAAGCAGCCTGAGCAACCAAAAAAAGAAGCGATTGGTATGGCGAATCCTGCCTCTGTTTACTGTGAAGAGCAGGGCGGTAAACTTGAGATTAAAAAAGAAGAGAAAGGTGATGTGGGCTACTGCCACCTAGCTGATGGCAAAGTAGTTGAAGAGTGGGAATTCTACCGCGAAAACAACAAGTAA
- a CDS encoding L,D-transpeptidase family protein — MFNPQRVGTQRFSKLLAFSLILPGSAFAVESTTPVAPHSYVQITGPEESVAIPPVSDREAPVSTGTVDWSSLNNQSVLSTRTLCADAVSKVCFKPQIEQAYAENKFYPIWHDKALRDEFELQLKAVADTKMLPGLAQRISEMERLENEHNDQAYDLLATDTYYVYRAFQNYIATHRNVLFLSKQVRMSKVMTDYASGVDAYPMTLAKLETLRPGYIAFKPTMDAVAKYQNLPAHTLKASDFTRVYRKGDTLPHGHELVKVLYTLGDMDQAHYDHLSHQAKITNTGAVFESLKTFQKRHGLSSDGIVGPATVQQLVMPYNEIARRLALNTLRVASLNKHAEGRPHIWVNIPNYKLEVYDKGNVVFESKVIVGRDTRPTNLFSSSITTMVVNPYWNVPITIKQHDVIPKVKRNIGYLKQHNMQILNSWRDRTVINPTSINWSAVNPKTFPHEFQQGPGPHNSLGRVKFLMPNDYAIFLHDTPARGLFSKTKRDLSSGCVRVERAYDLANYVIDYQNRGNIPTFKKMLDAEKQKTISLSKRIDVDFVYLTAWVDHDGMVQMREDIYGYDSPSPKPIKNKFITMKDFKH; from the coding sequence ATGTTTAATCCTCAGCGTGTTGGCACCCAACGTTTCAGCAAGCTTCTTGCTTTCTCTTTGATTCTTCCTGGTAGTGCATTTGCGGTTGAATCGACAACACCTGTAGCACCACATAGCTATGTTCAAATCACTGGACCTGAAGAGTCAGTAGCTATTCCACCTGTAAGCGACAGAGAAGCGCCTGTTAGTACTGGTACCGTTGATTGGTCTTCTTTGAATAACCAAAGTGTATTAAGTACTAGAACCTTATGTGCTGATGCGGTCAGTAAGGTGTGCTTTAAACCTCAAATTGAACAAGCTTATGCCGAGAATAAGTTTTACCCAATTTGGCACGATAAAGCCCTACGAGATGAATTCGAATTACAGCTAAAAGCCGTTGCTGATACAAAAATGTTGCCAGGTCTTGCGCAGCGTATTTCAGAAATGGAGAGGCTAGAAAACGAACATAATGATCAAGCTTACGATCTGTTAGCGACAGATACGTACTATGTGTACCGTGCATTCCAAAATTACATTGCTACACATCGTAACGTATTGTTCCTATCAAAGCAGGTGCGAATGAGTAAGGTAATGACAGATTACGCGTCAGGCGTAGATGCTTACCCGATGACATTAGCAAAGCTTGAAACACTTCGCCCAGGTTACATTGCGTTCAAACCGACGATGGATGCGGTAGCTAAATACCAGAATTTACCTGCACATACGTTAAAAGCATCTGACTTTACTCGCGTTTACCGTAAAGGTGACACTCTGCCTCACGGTCATGAGTTAGTAAAAGTGCTTTATACGCTAGGTGATATGGATCAAGCGCACTATGATCATTTATCTCATCAAGCAAAAATCACTAATACGGGTGCTGTTTTTGAAAGTTTAAAGACATTCCAAAAGCGTCACGGTTTATCAAGTGATGGTATTGTTGGTCCTGCGACTGTTCAGCAGTTAGTGATGCCATATAACGAGATCGCTCGTCGATTAGCTTTAAACACATTACGTGTGGCGTCGTTAAACAAACATGCAGAAGGTCGTCCACATATTTGGGTAAACATTCCTAACTACAAGCTAGAAGTGTACGATAAAGGCAATGTTGTATTTGAGTCTAAAGTGATTGTTGGTCGTGACACTCGTCCAACAAACTTATTCTCATCTTCAATCACAACGATGGTGGTGAACCCTTACTGGAACGTGCCAATTACGATCAAACAGCACGATGTGATCCCTAAGGTTAAACGTAATATTGGTTATTTAAAGCAGCATAATATGCAGATCTTAAATAGCTGGCGTGATCGCACAGTGATTAATCCAACTAGCATTAATTGGTCAGCGGTTAATCCAAAAACGTTCCCACATGAGTTCCAGCAAGGCCCTGGTCCACACAACTCATTAGGTCGTGTTAAGTTCTTAATGCCTAACGATTACGCTATTTTTCTACATGACACGCCAGCTCGTGGTCTATTTAGTAAAACTAAGCGTGATTTAAGCTCTGGCTGTGTGCGTGTTGAGCGTGCTTATGACTTAGCAAACTATGTGATTGACTACCAAAACCGTGGCAATATCCCAACGTTTAAGAAAATGCTAGATGCAGAAAAACAAAAGACGATCAGCTTATCTAAGCGCATTGAT